One window of Anaerolineales bacterium genomic DNA carries:
- the rplK gene encoding 50S ribosomal protein L11, which translates to MAKKIKTVVRLQIAAGKANPAPPIGPALAPHGINLMVFCKEYNARTSSRPGDIIPAEITIFTDGSFTFILKTPPTPVLLRKAAGLEKGSAEPNRAKVGKVTRQQIQEIAEVKMRDLNAIDLEGAMRQIEGTARNMGIVVEG; encoded by the coding sequence GTGGCGAAGAAGATCAAGACCGTCGTCCGCCTGCAGATCGCGGCAGGCAAAGCCAACCCTGCGCCGCCGATCGGGCCTGCCCTGGCGCCGCATGGGATCAACCTGATGGTGTTCTGCAAGGAATACAATGCCCGCACCTCATCCAGGCCCGGCGACATTATCCCGGCCGAGATCACTATCTTCACCGATGGGTCGTTCACGTTCATCCTGAAGACCCCGCCAACGCCGGTCTTGCTGCGTAAGGCGGCTGGGCTGGAGAAGGGGTCGGCGGAGCCCAACCGGGCCAAGGTCGGCAAGGTGACGCGGCAGCAGATCCAGGAGATCGCCGAAGTCAAGATGCGCGATCTAAATGCCATCGATCTGGAAGGTGCGATGCGCCAGATCGAGGGCACGGCTC
- the nusG gene encoding transcription termination/antitermination protein NusG: MPAEEPDDGRRWYVVHCYSGYENKVRHNLEQRIESMGMKGKIFDVVVPTEEELEVRDGKRRTVERRVFPGYILVQMVMSEESWYVVRNTPGVTGFVGMGNEPTALRPEEVAQIVKRMEAEAPRVKVTFKTGQKVRIIDGPFNDFIGTVDAIDMEKAKVRVMVSFFGRDTPVELDFLQVEKA; encoded by the coding sequence CTGCCGGCCGAGGAGCCGGACGACGGCCGCCGCTGGTACGTCGTGCACTGCTACTCAGGCTACGAGAACAAGGTGCGCCACAACCTGGAGCAGCGCATCGAAAGCATGGGCATGAAAGGCAAGATCTTCGATGTGGTCGTGCCAACGGAAGAGGAACTCGAAGTGCGGGACGGGAAGCGCCGCACCGTTGAGCGCCGGGTATTCCCGGGATACATCCTGGTTCAGATGGTGATGAGCGAGGAATCCTGGTACGTGGTGCGCAACACGCCCGGCGTGACCGGATTCGTCGGCATGGGCAATGAGCCCACCGCCTTGAGGCCGGAAGAGGTAGCCCAGATCGTCAAGCGGATGGAAGCAGAAGCGCCGCGGGTGAAAGTCACCTTCAAGACTGGCCAGAAGGTTCGTATCATCGATGGACCTTTCAATGACTTCATCGGGACTGTCGACGCTATCGATATGGAGAAGGCGAAAGTGCGTGTGATGGTCTCGTTCTTTGGGCGTGATACGCCCGTGGAGCTGGATTTCCTGCAGGTCGAGAAGGCCTGA